A region from the Malus domestica chromosome 07, GDT2T_hap1 genome encodes:
- the LOC103439470 gene encoding uncharacterized protein codes for MNWNLLRPEYATWQPEWTEEEIRSTFFKCTKWQVEETLDPINCPYHYYCTSSYAGNYSQAVDFLLLFFAAASYLATLVFMVMHVSGKGQKSIQSKRYLLPSGPVALPLIILALAYGHRINSAFPLSCTGPAILILVLISALTFDNGAQSDFKYVFFETSTISGILHASMYLDSVILPYYTGLDALVSSTFSGECASCVCRKEVLIVGGTLISYRGWSLTTFSVVGTLCSRIICRVAGAKTGRSIWISSIFESSSWILIIVDCVYLTANPPPERLELRVAAFGGIFVLICLYVIREACIHITRLHSVYKSRTAVVCNASKVEMRK; via the coding sequence ATGAATTGGAACCTCTTGCGTCCTGAGTATGCAACATGGCAACCCGAATGGACTGAGGAAGAAATCCGATCAACATTCTTCAAATGCACAAAATGGCAGGTGGAAGAAACGTTGGATCCAATCAACTGCCCTTACCACTACTACTGTACCAGTTCTTATGCCGGAAACTATTCGCAGGCTGTGGATTTTCTGCTTCTGTTCTTTGCAGCAGCTTCATACTTGGCAACCCTAGTCTTTATGGTAATGCACGTATCAGGAAAGGGCCAAAAAAGTATTCAGTCAAAAAGATATTTGCTCCCGTCCGGTCCGGTTGCCCTTCCATTGATCATCTTGGCCTTAGCCTACGGCCACCGGATCAACTCCGCCTTTCCTCTCTCATGCACTGGCCCGGCAATCCTCATTCTCGTTCTGATATCTGCGCTGACCTTCGACAATGGAGCCCAGTCAGACTTCAAGTACGTGTTTTTTGAGACATCAACAATCTCCGGAATTTTGCATGCCAGCATGTACTTGGATTCAGTCATCTTACCCTACTATACTGGTCTTGACGCTCTAGTGTCATCAACTTTTTCAGGCGAGTGCGCATCATGTGTGTGTCGTAAAGAGGTTTTGATTGTCGGAGGAACGTTGATATCCTACCGGGGATGGTCGCTGACCACTTTTTCGGTCGTGGGAACCCTATGTTCGAGGATTATATGCCGGGTTGCAGGAGCGAAAACCGGCAGGTCCATATGGATTAGTTCAATATTCGAGAGTTCGAGCTGGATCTTGATAATTGTAGATTGTGTTTATCTAACCGCAAACCCCCCGCCGGAGCGATTGGAGTTGCGAGTTGCTGCTTTCGGAGgtatctttgttttgatttgccTTTATGTAATTAGAGAAGCATGCATTCATATCACACGGCTACATTCTGTGTATAAAAGTAGGACAGCAGTTGTTTGCAACGCAAGCAAAGTAGAAATGCGAAAATGA